A segment of the Candidatus Brevundimonas phytovorans genome:
TGCTGCAGAACTTGGGGCCGCACATGGAGCAGAAGTGGGCGGTCTTGTGCGCTTCCTTGGGCAGGGTGGCGTCGTGGTATTTGCGGGCGGTTTCGGGGTCGAGGCCGAGGTTGAACTGGTCCTCCCAGCGGAACTCGAAGCGGGCGCGGGATAGGGCGTCGTCGTGCATGCGGGCGGCGGGGTGGCCCTTGGCCAGGTCGGCGGCGTGGGCGGCGATCTTGTAGGTGATGACGCCGTCCTTGACGTCCTGACGGTCGGGCAGGCCGAGGTGTTCCTTGGGCGTGACGTAGCAGAGCATGGCCGTGCCGAACCAGCCGATCATGGCCGCTCCAATCGCGGACGTGATGTGGTCATAGCCGGGGGCGATGTCGGTGGTCAGCGGGCCCAAGGTATAGAAGGGCGCTTCGTGGCAGTGCTTGAGCTGCTCATTCATGTTGGCCTTGATCTTGTGCATCGGCACGTGGCCGGGGCCTTCGATCATGACCTGGCAGCCCTTGGCCCAGGCGATCTTGGTCAGTTCGCCGAGGGTGCGTAGCTCGGCGAACTGGGCCTCGTCGTTGGCGTCGGCGATGGAGCCGGGGCGCAGACCGTCGCCGAGGCTGAAGGAGACATCATAGGCGCGCATGATGTCGCAGATGTCCTCGAAGTGCTCGTAGAGGAAGCTCTCCTTGTGGTGGGCCAGGCACCACTTGGCCATGATGGAGCCGCCGCGGCTGACGATGCCGGTGACGCGCTTGGCCGTCATCGGCACGAAGGGCAGGCGCACGCCCGCGTGGATGGTGAAGTAGTCCACGCCCTGTTCCGCCTGTTCGATCAGGGTGTCGCGGAACACCTCCCAGGTCAGGTCCTCGGCGATGCCGTTCACCTTCTCCAGCGCCTGATAGATGGGGACGGTGCCGATGGGGACGGACGAGTTGCGGATGATCCAGTCGCGGATGTTGTGGATGTTGCGGCCCGTCGACAGGTCCATGACGTTGTCGGCGCCCCAGCGGGTGGCCCAGACCAGCTTGTCCACCTCGTCATCGACGCTGGAGAGGACGGCCGAGTTGCCGATGTTGGCGTTGATCTTCACCAGGAAGTTGCGGCCGATGATCATCGGCTCGACTTCGGGGTGGTTGATGTTGTGGGGGATGATGGCGCGGCCGCGCGCGATCTCCTGACGGACGAACTCGGGCGTGACGAAGTCGGGGATCGAGGCGCCGAAGTCTTCGCCGTCGCGGATGCAGGGCGCGTTCTGCTCGCGGCGCAGGTTCTCGCGGATGGCGACGTATTCCATCTCGGGCGTGATGATCCCGGCGCGGGCGTATTCGTACTGGGTCACCGGGCGGCCTTCGACGCCCTTGAAGACCTGATGGTGCGAGGTGTCGAAGCGGGGGGCGAGATTCTTGCCCGAGGCGTGGCCGTTGTCTTCGGGTTTGACCTCGCGCGGGTTCGCCACGGGGGCGATGTCGCCGCGATCCCGCTGCCAGCTGGATTTGACGCGGGGCAGGCCCTTCTTGATGTCGATGGTCACGGCGGGGTCGGTGTAGGGGCCGGAAGAGTCATACATCGTCACCGGCGGCTCGTTGGCCGAGGGGTGGACGGCGACCTCGCGGAAGGGGACGCGGATGTCGGGGTAGAGCTGGCCCGCCACGAAGACCTTCACGCCGCCGGCGCGGGGGCCGGTGGGGATGCGGCCGGTCTCGGCCTCGACTTGTTGTCGCGCTTCGCTGAGAGGGAGGCTATCGCTCGCGACGCGGTCGCTCGCTGCTTGAGCCTCGGACTGAGCTTGGGCGGTCGGGGTGACGTTGATGTTCATGGCGGCCTCAAAACGTTTGAGGTCCGCCGACGTCGGGCGTGCCGGTCCTGTGGCGTGAAGCCGGGGCCGGAAGCGTACTCATCCCTTCGCCGGCATGACCCGGATCAGGTTCGACGGGTCAGGCGGCTACGCCAATCTCAGCCGCTCGATCGCGACCCCCCGGAGAACGCCGAGACCCTAGCCCGTTTCGGGGGTAGGTCAAGCGAGGGCGGCGTGGCAGGAAGGGGAATGATCCTTTCCCGCACCTATCGCCCCGAAGACCTGGCCGGCTGTCTGGCCCTGTTCGACAGCAATACGCCGCGCTTCTTTGACGCCAGCGAGCGGGAGGGGTTTGTCGGGTTTCTGAACGACCAGGCCCTGCGCTGGCCCTATCAGGTGATCGAGCAGGACGGGCGGATCGTCGGCTGCGGCGGCCATGCGGTGGAGCCGGACGGGATCAGCGTCGCCCTGTGCTGGGGCATGGTGGACCAGGGGCTGCACGGTCAGGGGCTGGGGCGGGTGCTGACCGAGGCGCGGATCGCGGCGGCGCGGGCGACCCCGGGGATCCGCCGCGTGATCCTGAACACCAGCCAGCACACGCAAGGCTTCTACGCCCGCTTCGGCTTCGAGGCGGAAAAGGTCACGCCCGACGGCTATGCGCCCGGCATCGACCGCTGGGACATGGTGCTGGCGCTGGGTTGAGGGGCTAGAGGATGATGCAGTGGGCCTGACGCATCGTCGCCCGCAACGCTTCGTCCATATCGTGCGGCAAGAGGGTGGTCTCCTGACGGATCAGAAGCAGTTCAGCGTCGGACGTGGGACGATACCAGATCAGGTAGCC
Coding sequences within it:
- the thiC gene encoding phosphomethylpyrimidine synthase ThiC, whose amino-acid sequence is MNINVTPTAQAQSEAQAASDRVASDSLPLSEARQQVEAETGRIPTGPRAGGVKVFVAGQLYPDIRVPFREVAVHPSANEPPVTMYDSSGPYTDPAVTIDIKKGLPRVKSSWQRDRGDIAPVANPREVKPEDNGHASGKNLAPRFDTSHHQVFKGVEGRPVTQYEYARAGIITPEMEYVAIRENLRREQNAPCIRDGEDFGASIPDFVTPEFVRQEIARGRAIIPHNINHPEVEPMIIGRNFLVKINANIGNSAVLSSVDDEVDKLVWATRWGADNVMDLSTGRNIHNIRDWIIRNSSVPIGTVPIYQALEKVNGIAEDLTWEVFRDTLIEQAEQGVDYFTIHAGVRLPFVPMTAKRVTGIVSRGGSIMAKWCLAHHKESFLYEHFEDICDIMRAYDVSFSLGDGLRPGSIADANDEAQFAELRTLGELTKIAWAKGCQVMIEGPGHVPMHKIKANMNEQLKHCHEAPFYTLGPLTTDIAPGYDHITSAIGAAMIGWFGTAMLCYVTPKEHLGLPDRQDVKDGVITYKIAAHAADLAKGHPAARMHDDALSRARFEFRWEDQFNLGLDPETARKYHDATLPKEAHKTAHFCSMCGPKFCSMKISQDIRRDALAQNDAGASLAAEEGMREMSERFRAGGGEIEVKVL
- a CDS encoding GNAT family N-acetyltransferase, translating into MILSRTYRPEDLAGCLALFDSNTPRFFDASEREGFVGFLNDQALRWPYQVIEQDGRIVGCGGHAVEPDGISVALCWGMVDQGLHGQGLGRVLTEARIAAARATPGIRRVILNTSQHTQGFYARFGFEAEKVTPDGYAPGIDRWDMVLALG